A genome region from Flavobacterium sp. CFS9 includes the following:
- a CDS encoding succinylglutamate desuccinylase/aspartoacylase family protein translates to MKNLILSFISLLAVHSAQSQKNSLKRYLEKQDASITDTVICLKSSDSVWADLPVTLIRGREKGPTLTLAAGIREGGFSAAASLLQLRREIMPEKLKGNLIIIPDADVQRYSGRSSQSDNIRMSHLSDAFPGSAKGTAAELIADFISTAVFDATDVFLELNGCDSGSDPIAFMCYYDNAEFMQQTMLAYRLSEASGLGTILSHPYPLSSGEPSKCAVKQAVRLGIPSLSMTLGGYEKQGSSSQPSAEEALYRIMAELEIYNNGTTKPSRAKKFRYNRKACIKVPFQGIFCSSIKPGDKIKESQKIGNLTDIFGNRKKTLRAPESGTVLYKTDADAVNADETVICIGYRIQ, encoded by the coding sequence ATGAAAAATTTAATTCTTTCTTTTATATCGCTTTTGGCAGTCCATAGCGCCCAGTCACAAAAAAACTCGCTTAAGAGATACCTCGAAAAACAGGATGCTTCCATAACCGATACGGTCATCTGTTTGAAATCCTCGGATTCGGTCTGGGCTGATCTTCCTGTGACCCTAATCAGGGGGCGTGAAAAAGGTCCAACCCTTACCCTAGCCGCCGGAATCCGCGAAGGCGGATTTTCCGCCGCCGCTTCCCTGCTGCAGCTTCGCCGTGAGATAATGCCTGAAAAGCTCAAGGGAAACCTCATTATTATTCCCGACGCTGATGTGCAGCGCTACAGCGGCCGCAGCTCCCAATCCGACAACATACGAATGTCCCATCTTTCCGATGCTTTTCCGGGCAGCGCCAAGGGAACCGCGGCAGAATTGATCGCCGATTTTATTTCGACAGCTGTCTTTGATGCCACTGATGTATTTCTGGAGCTGAACGGCTGCGATTCCGGCAGTGATCCGATAGCTTTTATGTGCTACTACGACAATGCGGAATTCATGCAGCAGACAATGCTGGCGTACCGCCTGAGTGAAGCAAGCGGGCTCGGCACCATCCTGAGCCATCCGTACCCGCTCTCATCAGGAGAGCCTTCAAAATGCGCCGTGAAGCAGGCGGTCAGGCTGGGAATTCCGTCATTGAGCATGACATTAGGCGGATATGAAAAACAGGGATCCTCCAGCCAGCCATCGGCTGAAGAAGCGCTTTACAGGATTATGGCAGAATTGGAAATCTACAATAATGGCACAACAAAGCCTTCCCGCGCAAAGAAATTCAGGTATAACAGAAAGGCCTGCATAAAGGTTCCATTTCAGGGCATATTCTGCAGCTCCATTAAGCCAGGGGATAAAATCAAAGAAAGCCAGAAGATAGGCAATCTGACCGATATTTTCGGCAACAGGAAAAAAACTCTCAGAGCCCCCGAGTCGGGCACCGTACTTTACAAAACAGATGCAGATGCTGTAAATGCTGACGAAACTGTAATCTGCATCGGATACAGGATCCAATAG
- a CDS encoding dihydrofolate reductase family protein, with translation MRKIKLFIAMSLDGYIAKPNDDLSFLKLVEKQGEDYGYADFISEIDTVIVGRKTYDYVLKEIGPSHYDNGNRDVYVITRTERPQIGRTIFYNGDIPGLIKHLKNENGKNIYCDGGAELINELMMHSLIDGFVISVIPILLGAGTRLFQDGRPEQRLEFISAQTFETGLAQLTYEKNS, from the coding sequence ATGCGAAAAATAAAACTTTTCATTGCCATGAGTTTAGATGGTTACATTGCAAAGCCAAATGATGACCTAAGCTTTCTAAAGCTTGTGGAAAAGCAGGGCGAGGATTACGGCTATGCAGACTTTATTTCTGAAATCGATACCGTGATAGTTGGACGAAAAACATATGATTATGTTCTCAAAGAAATAGGCCCATCACATTATGACAATGGGAATCGGGATGTTTATGTCATTACAAGAACCGAAAGGCCCCAAATTGGAAGAACAATTTTTTATAATGGCGATATCCCCGGATTAATTAAACATCTAAAAAATGAAAATGGTAAAAATATTTATTGCGACGGCGGTGCCGAACTCATAAATGAACTGATGATGCACAGCCTTATAGACGGGTTTGTAATATCTGTAATTCCTATTCTTTTAGGTGCTGGCACCAGGCTTTTTCAGGACGGCAGACCTGAACAGAGACTAGAGTTTATATCCGCGCAAACATTTGAAACGGGATTAGCGCAGCTTACATACGAGAAAAATAGCTGA
- a CDS encoding mechanosensitive ion channel family protein produces MNEILTTPLWGNTIYKWLTALIIIIVLFAIIKIFKVYIFKRLKKWAAATATSWDEFAMEVIEKNILPLLYISTVYFALQTLALGLRAKNILHTAYMIAITFFIIKIIIAAFKKFVLSFIKRDQDSESKEKQAGGLIAIVNIIIWLLGAVFLIDNMGYNVTTIVAGLGVGGIAIALAAQTVLGDLFSYFVIFFDRPFEIGDFVTVGTDSGVIEYIGIKTTRIRTLNGEQLVCSNTDLTNSRLRNFKRMERRRIVFAIRVTYQTTDRQLRDIPGIVGDIIASKDKLSYDRGHFSGFGDFSLNFEFVYYVDDPDYNFYMDAQQAVYLEIFSAFTEKGIELAYPTQTIQIESLPVFSVARN; encoded by the coding sequence ATGAATGAGATTTTAACCACCCCGCTTTGGGGAAACACAATATATAAATGGCTCACAGCACTGATAATTATAATTGTCCTTTTCGCGATTATAAAAATATTCAAAGTGTACATTTTCAAGCGGCTCAAAAAATGGGCGGCTGCAACCGCCACATCCTGGGATGAATTCGCAATGGAAGTCATTGAGAAGAACATTCTTCCCCTGCTGTACATAAGCACCGTTTATTTTGCCCTGCAGACTTTGGCCTTGGGCCTAAGGGCAAAAAATATTCTTCATACGGCATATATGATTGCCATCACTTTTTTTATAATCAAAATTATAATTGCCGCTTTCAAAAAATTCGTGCTGTCCTTTATCAAACGCGACCAGGACAGCGAAAGCAAAGAAAAGCAGGCAGGCGGGCTTATCGCTATCGTCAATATCATCATCTGGCTATTAGGCGCCGTATTTCTGATTGATAATATGGGCTACAATGTGACAACCATTGTAGCGGGTCTGGGTGTCGGAGGTATTGCTATCGCGCTTGCGGCACAGACCGTGCTTGGAGATCTCTTCAGCTATTTTGTCATCTTCTTTGACCGTCCATTTGAAATCGGAGATTTTGTGACGGTGGGCACAGACAGCGGCGTTATCGAATATATCGGGATAAAGACCACCCGAATCAGAACCCTGAACGGAGAACAGCTTGTCTGTTCCAATACAGACCTGACCAACTCCAGGCTGCGCAACTTCAAACGGATGGAAAGAAGAAGGATTGTTTTCGCAATCCGTGTCACCTACCAGACCACTGACAGACAGCTTAGGGACATTCCCGGTATTGTCGGAGACATAATAGCCTCGAAAGATAAACTGAGCTATGACAGGGGGCATTTTTCAGGTTTTGGGGATTTCAGCCTTAACTTTGAATTCGTCTACTACGTCGATGACCCGGATTACAATTTCTATATGGACGCCCAGCAGGCCGTCTATCTTGAGATTTTCAGTGCCTTTACAGAAAAAGGAATTGAGCTTGCATATCCAACGCAGACCATACAGATTGAAAGCCTTCCGGTATTCTCAGTTGCAAGGAACTAA
- a CDS encoding DUF6602 domain-containing protein codes for MTTKEFLVFLQQEHHLIINHKDDYGEAQTGKIISIDGDSVRFYWTCDDEKTKARGLVTYNMDEFKQQVDPFVIVDRTCTFSDEKYGRLQSMIKNNWHKVINTMHSSSQKRLKVDGCIDLLVSEIGVSKLQASGIIKSRLAAGTFKYVKLKLGTYIALGINEIALENKKRYLSSISNEIRSQSERINYVISHGQTVGNYRERLFISVLRKFVPKKFHVATGFIEGSSKQIDIIIYDQHNYIPVFREDDLVVVKKEAVIAVIEIKTTLSSSTLKDSLEGIDRICEGPMSSVPFFKGIFAFETEWNNKTAADNIAIFYDENKIDAIHEHLDVVCVPGKICAFIDYNNLDNDEYSCPSLYTLEDAKGISIGESFFFQRLFSFMEVEVSARKINGLYFDVLRETAHRPLHKILTDEDWTPFHIFFTELGSTADFDADEFDQAMEIKKNNVKQRVKDVRDWMAGEMDRNQLIEKYNSIF; via the coding sequence TTGACAACAAAAGAATTCTTAGTGTTTCTACAGCAGGAACATCATTTGATAATAAATCATAAAGACGACTACGGCGAAGCCCAGACAGGCAAAATTATTTCAATTGATGGAGATTCTGTGAGGTTTTATTGGACCTGTGACGATGAAAAGACAAAAGCACGAGGCTTGGTAACTTATAACATGGACGAATTTAAACAGCAGGTCGATCCATTTGTGATTGTAGACAGAACGTGTACTTTTAGCGATGAAAAGTATGGTAGGCTCCAGAGCATGATAAAAAACAACTGGCACAAGGTAATCAATACGATGCATTCCTCCTCCCAGAAAAGGTTAAAGGTTGATGGCTGCATTGATCTATTAGTCAGCGAAATCGGAGTGTCTAAATTACAGGCTTCAGGGATTATAAAATCTCGCTTGGCCGCGGGCACATTTAAATATGTTAAATTAAAATTAGGCACATATATTGCGCTTGGCATTAACGAAATCGCACTAGAAAATAAAAAAAGATATCTTTCTTCGATTTCAAATGAAATCAGAAGCCAGAGCGAGCGTATCAATTATGTCATCAGCCACGGCCAGACTGTCGGAAATTACAGGGAGAGGCTTTTCATTTCCGTCCTGCGGAAATTTGTGCCCAAAAAATTTCACGTCGCAACAGGATTTATAGAGGGTAGCAGCAAGCAGATTGATATCATAATTTATGACCAGCACAATTATATTCCAGTTTTTAGGGAAGATGATCTTGTAGTGGTAAAAAAGGAAGCCGTGATTGCCGTAATTGAAATCAAAACGACATTAAGTTCGTCCACACTTAAAGATTCTCTTGAAGGTATTGACAGAATATGCGAAGGCCCGATGAGTTCTGTTCCTTTTTTCAAGGGAATTTTCGCTTTTGAAACAGAATGGAACAATAAAACGGCCGCCGATAACATTGCCATATTTTACGATGAGAATAAAATTGACGCCATTCATGAGCATCTAGATGTGGTATGCGTTCCTGGCAAGATCTGCGCTTTTATAGATTATAATAATCTGGATAATGATGAGTATTCCTGTCCTTCATTGTATACCTTGGAAGATGCTAAGGGCATAAGTATAGGGGAGTCCTTTTTCTTTCAAAGGCTATTTTCCTTCATGGAGGTTGAAGTTTCAGCGCGGAAAATTAATGGATTGTATTTTGACGTATTGCGTGAAACTGCACATAGACCGCTGCATAAGATATTGACCGATGAAGACTGGACACCATTTCATATATTTTTTACGGAACTCGGCAGCACGGCAGATTTCGACGCGGATGAATTTGACCAAGCAATGGAAATCAAAAAAAACAACGTCAAGCAGCGCGTGAAAGATGTCAGGGATTGGATGGCTGGTGAAATGGACAGAAACCAGCTGATAGAAAAGTATAACAGCATATTTTAA
- a CDS encoding helix-turn-helix transcriptional regulator, which translates to MEYKIIRVSKELEPFISFFWELRGSQSKAELERVYPDGCSGILINIGSKCMTDNGSLSMDSGKTYVVGAMNSFKDSIIETDTHLLGACLKPAAFSNFYCYDPQSALSNNTVEFEKSKSFDIDRVIADPFNYFECFFTDRMKSSYNPLQPVINDIDAAKGYMGIHELSQKHCTTVRQLERNFKNYIGLSPKEYSNIIRFQNALNIIRKSDHNRSLSDIAFECGYYDHAHLTNEIKRYTGFSPSLL; encoded by the coding sequence ATGGAATACAAAATAATTAGAGTCAGCAAAGAACTGGAACCTTTCATTAGCTTTTTTTGGGAACTTAGAGGAAGCCAATCCAAAGCAGAATTGGAACGCGTATATCCGGACGGATGTTCGGGAATACTGATTAATATTGGAAGCAAGTGCATGACAGACAACGGTTCTCTTTCTATGGACAGTGGAAAAACTTATGTTGTCGGAGCAATGAATTCTTTTAAAGACAGCATAATTGAAACCGATACCCATTTATTGGGAGCATGCCTGAAGCCCGCAGCATTTTCCAACTTCTACTGCTATGATCCTCAAAGCGCACTCAGTAATAATACTGTCGAATTCGAAAAATCCAAATCATTTGATATCGACAGGGTAATAGCAGACCCCTTTAATTATTTCGAATGCTTTTTCACTGATCGGATGAAAAGCAGCTACAACCCCCTGCAGCCGGTTATCAATGACATTGATGCTGCTAAGGGATATATGGGCATCCACGAATTGTCCCAGAAGCACTGCACAACAGTTAGGCAGCTGGAACGCAATTTCAAAAATTATATCGGCTTGTCCCCGAAAGAATACTCAAATATAATCCGCTTTCAGAATGCTCTGAATATTATCAGAAAATCAGATCACAATCGAAGCCTGTCAGATATTGCTTTTGAATGCGGTTACTATGACCATGCCCATCTCACCAATGAAATCAAGCGATATACAGGCTTTTCACCGTCATTGCTTTAA
- a CDS encoding DUF4365 domain-containing protein, whose amino-acid sequence MAVKDFDDENLPKVNPNESLETISSVLFRKRFPVQKFEIRSETMRDKGIDFHIELKKESASGGSVYTNYRFAVQLKATNKIKQGTDGSFGLQISTSNISYLLNNGMPAYYVFYHHPSACFYFENVKNILDQIKGRNGKWQQKAKQKIYFTKILSEQAVQEIYEETYASGVLLRRINSYRFPSNSPNSSSLLIDSDNIVYSVSENIEYIDKFGADLVNAHRFDTVIEMEKRSWPRNTATPRFYLFCGIAYFQRGDLYKAMDLLKSAKKYSDEFDPEGRAIIEHTILNTRYLLDIISKEQYDRAVKKIGHLEDSGSFFQIENAFEELSSNSGEPASSILKFYESMQKVIENEKKIGLRIIAFNKIIDAESSILFSDLAKNSVYVAGRVQNLLHTTVFKQWLELEKIFRWRLNSIVDYAENCGYFISIGILTLAGIKWEYQKAFHLHYLSCWKYRSFDLLQPVDPSVLEKLRRNCDHLDKLAEAFEQNEYRENMLCCMILKYEILQFSGNVNAACDAKEKILEVIDAFEFEGLRKEYEPIFNQGTSHENFVAKYTSHMNRIQDLAVQEGIDCYRMLSREELAFRPRWSIRDFPAFDFSIMPHENEGEKDILN is encoded by the coding sequence ATGGCAGTCAAGGACTTCGACGACGAAAATCTTCCAAAAGTGAATCCAAATGAAAGTCTTGAAACTATTTCAAGTGTTTTGTTCAGGAAGCGGTTCCCTGTACAAAAATTTGAGATACGATCTGAAACGATGCGTGACAAAGGGATAGATTTTCATATCGAACTGAAAAAAGAATCTGCATCAGGAGGTAGCGTATACACCAATTACAGGTTTGCTGTCCAGCTGAAGGCGACAAATAAAATCAAACAGGGAACCGATGGAAGTTTCGGACTTCAGATCTCAACATCCAATATAAGCTACCTGCTCAATAACGGCATGCCCGCCTACTATGTTTTTTATCACCATCCTTCAGCTTGTTTCTACTTCGAAAACGTCAAAAATATTCTGGATCAGATCAAGGGCAGAAATGGGAAATGGCAGCAAAAAGCAAAGCAGAAGATTTATTTCACCAAAATTCTTTCTGAACAGGCAGTGCAGGAAATCTACGAGGAAACGTATGCAAGCGGAGTTCTTCTCAGAAGGATCAACAGCTACAGATTTCCGTCAAACAGCCCAAATTCCAGCAGCCTTCTCATTGATTCCGACAACATAGTATACAGCGTATCGGAAAATATAGAATATATAGACAAGTTTGGCGCGGATCTTGTAAATGCACACCGTTTTGACACCGTAATTGAAATGGAGAAAAGGAGCTGGCCAAGAAACACAGCAACTCCCCGATTCTACCTTTTTTGCGGCATTGCCTATTTTCAGCGCGGGGATCTCTACAAGGCGATGGACCTTCTGAAAAGCGCCAAGAAATATTCCGACGAATTTGACCCGGAGGGTCGGGCGATAATCGAACATACTATACTCAATACCAGATATCTTTTGGACATAATATCCAAAGAGCAGTACGACCGGGCTGTAAAAAAGATCGGCCATCTGGAGGATTCAGGCTCCTTTTTCCAGATTGAGAATGCTTTTGAAGAATTGTCTTCCAATAGCGGAGAACCAGCTTCTTCAATACTGAAGTTCTACGAATCCATGCAGAAGGTTATTGAAAATGAAAAAAAAATTGGACTGCGAATCATTGCCTTCAATAAGATCATTGATGCCGAATCCAGCATCCTTTTCAGCGATCTGGCAAAGAATTCCGTCTACGTTGCGGGACGAGTCCAGAATCTTCTTCACACCACTGTCTTTAAGCAATGGCTTGAACTTGAAAAAATATTCCGCTGGCGTCTTAACAGCATAGTGGATTATGCCGAGAATTGCGGATATTTCATCTCGATCGGCATCTTGACCCTGGCGGGCATAAAATGGGAATACCAGAAAGCGTTTCACCTTCATTATCTCTCATGCTGGAAATACAGAAGCTTTGATCTGCTCCAGCCTGTTGATCCGTCAGTGCTCGAGAAGCTAAGAAGGAACTGCGATCATCTCGACAAGCTTGCAGAAGCATTTGAACAGAATGAATACAGGGAAAACATGCTATGCTGCATGATCCTTAAATATGAAATCCTGCAATTTTCCGGAAATGTGAATGCAGCCTGCGATGCAAAAGAAAAAATACTTGAAGTTATAGACGCATTTGAATTCGAGGGTTTGCGAAAAGAATATGAACCGATTTTCAATCAAGGAACGTCGCATGAAAACTTCGTTGCGAAATACACCTCACACATGAACAGAATTCAGGATCTTGCTGTGCAAGAGGGAATAGACTGCTACAGGATGCTTTCAAGAGAGGAGCTTGCTTTTAGGCCCCGCTGGTCCATCAGGGATTTTCCAGCATTTGATTTTTCGATTATGCCCCATGAAAATGAGGGCGAAAAGGATATATTAAACTAA